A genomic segment from Pseudobdellovibrionaceae bacterium encodes:
- a CDS encoding RHS repeat-associated core domain-containing protein: protein MFVYEGDLRIIADINPSTGNIETRYVYVSQSHSPDYMMRGGQEYQFVKDHLGSVKLVVRVSDGVVMQNITYDEFGRVLSDTNPGFQPFGFAGGVYDAQTGLTKFGVRDYDAEVGRWLTKDPILFHGGDANLYGYVMMDPINLVDPDGEFGVALAVSVGVLYGLYRAFDAYQYHTNPRYKLEKDIKNKDNEYDPDRNKCVPGYKEPGKSNRHYKYMVARNY from the coding sequence ATGTTTGTATATGAGGGCGACTTAAGAATTATAGCGGATATCAACCCAAGTACGGGAAATATTGAGACGAGATATGTATATGTCTCACAATCGCACAGTCCAGACTATATGATGAGAGGTGGTCAAGAGTACCAGTTTGTCAAAGACCACTTAGGTAGTGTAAAATTAGTGGTAAGGGTCAGTGATGGCGTAGTTATGCAAAACATCACTTACGATGAGTTTGGAAGAGTGTTAAGCGATACGAATCCAGGCTTTCAGCCCTTTGGATTTGCAGGTGGAGTGTACGATGCTCAAACAGGCTTAACAAAGTTTGGAGTAAGAGATTACGACGCAGAAGTGGGCAGATGGCTTACAAAGGACCCGATTTTATTCCATGGAGGAGATGCTAATCTTTATGGGTATGTGATGATGGATCCAATAAATCTTGTCGATCCAGATGGTGAATTTGGTGTTGCACTTGCAGTTAGTGTTGGTGTTCTCTATGGATTATACCGTGCTTTTGATGCATATCAATATCATACGAATCCAAGATATAAATTGGAAAAAGACATTAAAAACAAAGACAATGAATATGATCCAGATAGAAACAAGTGTGTGCCAGGATATAAAGAGCCAGGGAAAAGTAATAGGCACTATAAGTATATGGTAGCGAGGAATTATTAA
- a CDS encoding RHS repeat-associated core domain-containing protein, protein MIRGGQEYQFVKDHLGSVKLVVRVSDGNIIQALEYDEFGRVLSDTNSGFQPFGFAGGVYDAQTGLTKFGVRDYDAEVGRWLTKDPILFHGGDVNLYGYVLMDPVNSIDPLGMGPIGFGACAAIAAISGFSLLKDTANLKKQLDANRKEAATCDGLSERKLELDQEYLRLNHQYAKDQGFNQALGTAVGVACIGLIASPW, encoded by the coding sequence ATGATTAGAGGAGGTCAGGAGTACCAGTTTGTCAAAGACCACTTAGGTAGTGTAAAATTAGTAGTAAGGGTCAGTGATGGGAACATCATACAGGCCTTAGAGTATGATGAGTTTGGAAGAGTGTTAAGCGATACGAATTCAGGCTTTCAGCCCTTTGGATTTGCAGGTGGAGTTTACGATGCTCAAACAGGCTTAACAAAGTTTGGAGTGAGAGATTACGATGCTGAGGTGGGTAGATGGCTTACAAAGGACCCGATTTTATTCCATGGAGGAGACGTTAATCTTTATGGGTATGTGCTGATGGATCCTGTGAATTCAATTGATCCTCTTGGAATGGGACCAATTGGTTTTGGTGCATGTGCAGCAATAGCTGCTATTTCAGGCTTTAGTTTGTTAAAAGATACCGCTAATCTTAAAAAACAGTTGGATGCTAATAGAAAAGAAGCAGCTACCTGTGATGGGTTGAGTGAAAGAAAGCTTGAGTTAGATCAAGAGTATTTGAGATTAAATCATCAATATGCAAAAGATCAGGGTTTTAACCAAGCATTAGGTACAGCAGTCGGTGTTGCTTGTATAGGGCTGATTGCTTCGCCATGGTAA
- the rpsD gene encoding 30S ribosomal protein S4, which produces MATKTRVKPRFKAQRRLGVELPGLGKAGALDRKPYPPGEHGSKRKKYSNYALQLEEKQKILNNYCLREKQLRRFIRDSKTGTSSNWVNSLAGLLERRLDNVVFRLGLAPSIRAARQMINHGHVQVNGKKVDIGSAVLKVGDVISLKNYEHQCYLRAKDNPRMEVPDYLTKETKDNQEIGKVINVPGIEHIPFAFQSGLLTEYYSIRKA; this is translated from the coding sequence ATGGCAACAAAAACAAGAGTAAAGCCTCGCTTCAAGGCTCAAAGAAGACTTGGCGTTGAGCTTCCTGGTTTAGGTAAGGCTGGTGCATTAGACCGCAAACCTTATCCTCCAGGCGAACACGGCTCTAAGCGTAAGAAATATTCCAACTACGCTTTACAGTTAGAAGAAAAACAAAAGATCCTAAACAACTATTGTCTACGCGAAAAGCAATTACGTCGCTTTATCCGTGACTCTAAGACTGGAACATCCTCAAACTGGGTGAATTCATTAGCTGGTCTTTTAGAGCGTCGTTTAGACAACGTAGTGTTTAGACTTGGCTTAGCCCCTAGCATCCGCGCGGCTCGCCAAATGATCAACCACGGCCATGTTCAAGTGAACGGCAAAAAAGTAGACATCGGTTCTGCAGTTCTTAAAGTAGGTGATGTCATCAGCCTTAAAAACTATGAGCACCAATGCTACTTAAGAGCTAAAGACAACCCACGAATGGAAGTTCCTGATTACTTAACTAAAGAGACCAAGGACAACCAAGAGATCGGTAAAGTGATCAACGTTCCTGGTATTGAGCACATTCCGTTTGCATTCCAATCTGGTCTGCTTACTGAATACTACTCTATCAGAAAAGCTTAA
- a CDS encoding MBL fold metallo-hydrolase produces the protein MSKRKKTIIFIRRFALRGLILIPFLGILAFVGMVIPKPVTNQEYIFSKQFNGRSFVNEEGKISYSAFWDFLRWQSYEFKNKWPQKVPNLHEPQLAKNIKKGEVVVTFINHATFLIQTQELNILTDPVFATRVSPFKWIGPKRVHPPGIPLKKLPRIDMILISHNHYDHLDLPSLKKIAKKHKPQIYVPLGDKGWLRKSGLKNVQEMDWWQSLSQKGHTVHFLPAKHNSGRSLVSENSSLWGSFLVKLPSGAQLYFAGDTAYSEHFKKISDTFGPMDLSFLPIGAYLPRDVLKDIHMDPDDAVLAHIDLASRYSVAMHFGTFQLSDESYWDPLIDFNKAIIIHQVPESQFRLPGAGQTMKFNLKPPSQK, from the coding sequence ATGAGTAAACGCAAAAAAACTATAATTTTTATTCGGCGTTTTGCCCTAAGAGGACTGATCTTGATCCCCTTTTTGGGGATATTGGCCTTTGTGGGCATGGTGATTCCCAAACCCGTGACCAATCAAGAGTACATCTTTTCTAAACAGTTCAACGGTCGTTCCTTTGTCAATGAAGAGGGCAAGATCAGCTACTCTGCTTTTTGGGATTTTTTAAGATGGCAAAGCTATGAGTTTAAAAACAAATGGCCACAAAAAGTGCCCAATCTGCATGAACCTCAACTTGCTAAAAACATCAAAAAAGGGGAAGTGGTGGTCACCTTTATCAATCACGCCACCTTTTTAATTCAAACTCAGGAACTTAATATTCTCACTGACCCTGTGTTTGCGACACGAGTGAGCCCCTTTAAATGGATTGGTCCTAAGAGAGTGCACCCGCCTGGAATCCCTCTTAAAAAATTACCCCGCATAGATATGATTTTGATCTCACACAATCATTACGACCATTTGGACCTACCCAGCCTTAAAAAGATTGCCAAAAAGCATAAACCTCAGATCTATGTTCCTCTTGGTGATAAGGGCTGGTTAAGAAAATCAGGACTTAAAAATGTTCAGGAGATGGACTGGTGGCAGAGCCTCTCGCAAAAAGGTCACACGGTTCATTTTCTGCCTGCCAAGCACAATTCGGGGCGAAGTTTAGTGAGTGAAAACTCAAGCCTTTGGGGGTCGTTTCTTGTAAAGCTTCCCAGTGGAGCCCAACTGTATTTTGCGGGAGATACGGCCTATTCCGAGCATTTTAAAAAGATCTCTGACACCTTTGGCCCCATGGACTTAAGCTTTTTACCCATCGGTGCTTACCTGCCTCGGGATGTACTTAAAGACATTCACATGGACCCTGACGATGCGGTCTTAGCTCACATTGACTTAGCCTCTCGGTATTCTGTGGCCATGCACTTTGGGACCTTTCAGCTCAGTGACGAAAGCTATTGGGACCCCTTGATTGATTTCAATAAGGCCATCATTATCCACCAAGTCCCCGAAAGCCAATTTCGACTGCCTGGAGCGGGGCAAACTATGAAATTTAACCTTAAGCCCCCTTCTCAGAAATAA
- a CDS encoding SufE family protein, protein MSNFTVSERQQQIVSEFKEFKTWEEKYKYIIRLGKELPEMPESEKREDLKVKGCQSQVWLKADLNDQMQVVFRADSDALIVKGLIALLLRVFSEQTPESILQSDVKFIEDIGLASHLSASRTNGLQSMIKQIKYYAQAYDYLVKTAKGQ, encoded by the coding sequence ATGTCAAATTTCACAGTGTCTGAAAGACAACAACAGATCGTGTCCGAGTTTAAAGAATTTAAGACTTGGGAAGAGAAGTACAAGTACATCATTCGTCTAGGTAAAGAGCTTCCAGAAATGCCTGAGTCAGAAAAGCGCGAGGACCTTAAGGTCAAAGGCTGTCAGTCACAAGTGTGGCTCAAAGCAGATTTAAATGATCAGATGCAAGTGGTCTTTCGGGCCGACAGTGATGCCTTAATTGTAAAAGGCCTGATCGCTTTACTGCTTAGAGTGTTTTCTGAGCAGACCCCAGAAAGCATTTTGCAAAGCGATGTGAAGTTCATTGAGGACATTGGCCTGGCTTCTCATCTTTCGGCCAGCCGCACCAATGGTTTGCAGAGTATGATCAAACAGATCAAGTATTATGCGCAAGCCTATGATTATCTTGTGAAAACGGCAAAGGGACAGTAA
- a CDS encoding YebC/PmpR family DNA-binding transcriptional regulator: MGKQWKAGMKAENASKKGAMLIKYVKEIQVASKLGGPDPVNNMRLRLAVEAAKAVSCPKDTIERAIKRGAGLLDDGKDIEELTYEGYGPHQVGVIVECQTDNRARTAPDIRLIFGKAGGNMGETGSVAWMFDRVCLIEAVKSGEFDPEEEAIEAGADDVERDEEDTSKFSFYGAPDALGEIRDQLIARGWDIKVAELAYRPKNKTDLNEEQEAEVVAFLEKLDANEDSYRIYATI; this comes from the coding sequence ATGGGAAAGCAGTGGAAAGCTGGTATGAAAGCTGAAAACGCTTCTAAAAAAGGGGCGATGCTGATCAAGTATGTCAAAGAGATTCAGGTGGCTTCAAAACTTGGCGGTCCTGATCCTGTGAACAATATGCGTTTACGTTTAGCAGTAGAAGCGGCCAAAGCCGTATCTTGTCCCAAAGACACCATTGAGCGTGCCATCAAAAGAGGTGCAGGACTTCTAGACGATGGCAAAGACATCGAAGAACTCACTTATGAAGGATATGGCCCGCATCAGGTCGGGGTGATTGTAGAATGTCAAACTGACAACCGTGCGCGTACCGCTCCTGATATTCGTCTGATTTTTGGTAAAGCAGGCGGCAATATGGGAGAAACAGGAAGTGTGGCTTGGATGTTTGATCGTGTGTGTTTGATCGAAGCCGTTAAAAGTGGAGAGTTTGACCCCGAAGAGGAAGCCATTGAAGCAGGTGCTGATGATGTGGAAAGAGACGAAGAGGACACCAGCAAATTCAGTTTTTATGGTGCTCCCGATGCCTTAGGCGAGATCAGAGATCAACTGATTGCCAGAGGTTGGGACATCAAAGTGGCAGAACTGGCATACCGTCCAAAAAACAAAACAGACCTCAATGAAGAGCAAGAAGCTGAAGTGGTGGCCTTTTTAGAAAAGCTCGATGCGAACGAAGACAGCTACCGCATTTACGCCACCATTTAA
- a CDS encoding STAS domain-containing protein: MKALMEWHEDIVIVSISGLLDFEKVYEFRKKSLRHFMQNKVIFSLKELSFVGSTGLSSFAETLNKIALENPNGLGVCDVSFEYEKLLDPFVNEKLKIFKTLDVAKNHYALKSMDFG; the protein is encoded by the coding sequence ATGAAAGCGCTGATGGAATGGCATGAGGACATCGTTATTGTTTCAATTTCAGGCCTATTGGACTTCGAAAAGGTCTACGAATTTCGCAAGAAAAGCTTAAGACACTTTATGCAAAACAAAGTGATCTTTTCTCTAAAAGAACTGAGCTTTGTGGGCTCTACGGGATTAAGTTCTTTTGCTGAAACTTTAAACAAAATAGCTCTGGAAAACCCCAACGGTCTAGGTGTGTGTGATGTGAGCTTTGAGTATGAGAAGCTTTTAGACCCTTTTGTGAACGAAAAACTTAAAATTTTTAAAACCTTAGATGTAGCTAAAAATCACTACGCCCTTAAATCTATGGATTTTGGTTAA
- a CDS encoding thioredoxin domain-containing protein, whose product MNKKNYLLAFFFALSICLHAYLANNYYQLKYQGITGESACNISNYLNCDAVTASDYSSFLNIPVALWGFSLNLVLFILLIGLMMADQPKKWLGSLQLLSAISALGSVVMLAISFLFMSTLCPFCLILHVLAFLQLLVLWTYEKPAQMLGNIKEIFNFKSPAYSIFVIVLLCPLIAVMGHQNRLVRFNAKNFAPQVKALVEDWQLRPEQPLLKDAKPLIAWPAAKAKFEIVEFADFFCHHCKNASAVFKLFLRNYDASLKFFAFPLDRTCNSLDSQVTGPSCLMAKAVYCANAEDKGWEAHDWIFQRQGQFPNSIEEIKERFNEMGQTVGLKNMEGFKACLEAEETHKAVVQNSLLAQELKLTGTPTIFVNGKLLRGGQQLEVLKAVYSSTIGVDK is encoded by the coding sequence ATGAACAAAAAAAATTATCTACTTGCTTTCTTCTTTGCGCTGTCGATCTGTCTTCATGCTTATTTAGCTAACAATTACTACCAGCTCAAATATCAAGGGATCACTGGGGAGTCTGCATGTAACATCAGCAATTACTTAAATTGCGATGCCGTAACCGCAAGTGACTATTCTTCCTTCTTAAATATTCCAGTGGCCTTGTGGGGGTTTAGCTTAAACCTTGTGCTCTTTATTCTGCTTATTGGTCTGATGATGGCGGATCAACCCAAAAAATGGTTAGGCAGTTTGCAACTGCTGAGCGCAATCAGTGCCTTGGGCTCTGTGGTGATGCTTGCGATCTCTTTCCTATTCATGAGCACTCTGTGTCCTTTCTGTCTGATCCTTCACGTGCTGGCCTTTTTGCAACTTTTGGTGCTTTGGACCTACGAAAAGCCTGCGCAGATGTTGGGAAATATCAAAGAGATTTTTAACTTTAAATCTCCAGCCTATTCCATTTTTGTGATTGTTTTACTTTGCCCACTGATTGCTGTGATGGGGCACCAAAATCGTTTGGTCAGATTTAATGCTAAAAATTTTGCGCCCCAAGTTAAGGCTTTGGTCGAGGATTGGCAACTTCGTCCCGAACAGCCCCTTTTAAAAGATGCCAAGCCTCTGATTGCTTGGCCTGCGGCGAAAGCTAAATTTGAAATCGTAGAGTTTGCCGACTTCTTCTGTCATCACTGTAAAAATGCGTCTGCTGTTTTTAAATTATTTTTACGTAACTATGATGCCTCTCTGAAGTTCTTTGCCTTCCCTTTAGATAGAACTTGCAACTCTTTAGACTCTCAAGTCACAGGTCCCAGCTGTTTGATGGCTAAAGCCGTGTACTGTGCTAATGCTGAGGATAAAGGCTGGGAGGCTCACGACTGGATCTTTCAAAGACAAGGGCAATTTCCTAATTCTATTGAAGAGATCAAAGAGCGATTTAACGAAATGGGCCAAACTGTAGGTCTTAAAAACATGGAAGGATTCAAGGCGTGTTTGGAAGCCGAGGAGACCCATAAAGCCGTTGTGCAAAACAGTCTTCTTGCCCAAGAGCTTAAACTCACAGGCACTCCCACAATATTTGTCAATGGTAAACTTTTACGAGGGGGACAGCAGCTAGAAGTATTAAAGGCCGTGTACAGCAGCACTATAGGTGTTGACAAATAA
- a CDS encoding ChaN family lipoprotein: MILGPPTLELAKYESKYQELFSQVWEVSDNEEIFRRIEHAHLILGGDFHPFSQSQRTHLRLLREIKKRSPKNIILALEVFEEKDQKLLQRFLEGKIEVTDFWDQCDWSSRWPGIPTNGYERLLLWARKLQVPVVGINSMDISSLKERDAFSGHKIETLSKENPEALIYVVYGEFHLADAHLPRHIPSYEPKRDVRILLNSEDLYFELAEHAVEDRFDVLKLEDRFCILSSPPWVKWQSYLLSLQELDDEFIDDCEEWDVDLTEYIAQLLSLLVADFELPDMNSTLSVYSSSEMDLEHMYQQNLGKEDLKRLEYVIATEKNLVLPTQGVQYLGRTTVNQAASLAGEILHAQLSGRHKIIWEDSLSFEAKVWIEAVSFFLSLTINPKRQAISEKDLQAQLEAQGEKEYAIEVLQYALDFRLSVVKKAQRGEVRTPVSKPTDWHIEMEASVILGEMMGQRLYEAYRLGLVRREQLVHYFSLPIDSLKFMAMFDFLNAKLENKENLN; the protein is encoded by the coding sequence TTGATTCTGGGCCCCCCCACTTTAGAGCTTGCCAAGTACGAATCCAAATACCAAGAGCTCTTTAGCCAAGTGTGGGAAGTCAGTGACAATGAAGAGATATTTCGTCGTATAGAGCATGCTCATTTGATTTTAGGAGGGGATTTTCATCCTTTTTCTCAATCCCAGCGCACGCATTTAAGATTATTGCGTGAGATTAAAAAACGAAGTCCTAAAAATATTATTTTGGCCTTAGAAGTGTTTGAAGAGAAGGACCAAAAACTCTTGCAGCGTTTTTTGGAGGGTAAGATTGAGGTCACAGACTTTTGGGATCAGTGTGATTGGTCCTCACGTTGGCCAGGTATTCCCACAAATGGGTATGAGCGGCTCTTATTGTGGGCGCGCAAGCTCCAAGTTCCCGTGGTGGGGATTAACTCTATGGACATTTCGTCTCTGAAAGAACGGGATGCCTTTTCGGGACACAAGATTGAAACTCTCAGTAAAGAAAATCCTGAAGCTTTGATCTATGTGGTTTATGGAGAGTTTCATCTTGCGGATGCTCATTTGCCTCGACACATTCCATCTTATGAACCCAAGCGTGACGTGCGTATTTTATTAAACTCTGAAGATTTGTATTTCGAGTTGGCGGAACATGCCGTAGAGGATCGTTTTGATGTTCTTAAGCTTGAAGACCGTTTTTGTATTTTAAGCTCCCCCCCGTGGGTGAAGTGGCAGAGTTATCTTTTAAGTCTGCAAGAGTTAGACGATGAGTTCATTGATGACTGCGAAGAGTGGGATGTGGACTTAACAGAATACATCGCGCAATTGCTGTCTCTTTTAGTGGCTGATTTTGAACTGCCTGATATGAACTCCACACTGTCGGTGTACTCTTCAAGCGAAATGGATCTAGAGCACATGTATCAACAGAATCTAGGTAAAGAGGACCTAAAGCGTTTAGAGTATGTGATCGCGACAGAAAAAAATCTGGTCTTACCCACTCAAGGCGTGCAGTACTTAGGCCGAACCACGGTGAATCAAGCGGCCAGTCTTGCTGGAGAAATTCTACATGCCCAGCTTTCAGGACGTCACAAGATCATTTGGGAGGATTCTCTGTCTTTTGAAGCCAAAGTGTGGATAGAGGCGGTGTCGTTCTTTTTAAGTCTGACCATCAATCCTAAACGACAGGCCATCAGTGAAAAGGACCTACAAGCCCAGTTAGAGGCGCAAGGGGAGAAGGAGTACGCCATTGAAGTCTTGCAATATGCCCTAGATTTTAGATTGTCGGTGGTTAAAAAAGCGCAAAGAGGTGAGGTGCGAACGCCTGTCAGCAAACCCACAGATTGGCATATTGAGATGGAAGCCAGCGTTATTCTTGGAGAAATGATGGGCCAGAGACTTTATGAGGCTTATAGGTTAGGTTTGGTCAGACGTGAGCAACTGGTGCATTACTTTTCTCTTCCTATAGATTCGCTTAAATTTATGGCAATGTTTGACTTTTTAAATGCTAAATTAGAAAACAAAGAGAACCTCAATTGA
- a CDS encoding DUF4339 domain-containing protein codes for MDTLKGFGKGKDADRDIDWVALVQDPEGGWIPKGPYSTTEVCALMKQGALKPTDYCWRQGWKDWRRIYEESSFYHSRKPPIDIKTVKKETIEFIEEKPVKYRAEIAETLKPQTAAPPTRKKNKDQMLEPWESVRGLDFIEDPKDALLGDSAPPAELAPDSLKRTRVSVEEDIEVQPQTSLLQRRSTYVLLGLALSLALILDFKYNGLIKQWMLGPEMNLKVSYITVQDYSLETPRHLMVRTDLKVKEKLVVRLLDMDEKPIFTIKGGAGLIIPSKGSGSMRIPLYPYDLKPGSYKVWAQAEGAEVVKAFVIPDPNAPTAEMPEEDTSVLAPPSKSSGLGMNKSSMFFAHHQLVFSEAQ; via the coding sequence ATGGATACATTAAAAGGCTTTGGTAAGGGTAAAGATGCAGATCGCGACATTGACTGGGTAGCACTTGTGCAAGACCCAGAGGGGGGATGGATTCCTAAAGGACCTTACTCCACGACTGAGGTGTGCGCGTTGATGAAACAGGGAGCTCTTAAGCCGACAGATTACTGTTGGAGGCAAGGGTGGAAAGACTGGCGTCGCATTTATGAAGAATCTAGTTTTTACCATTCTAGAAAACCTCCCATTGATATTAAAACTGTGAAAAAAGAAACCATAGAGTTCATTGAAGAAAAACCTGTGAAGTACAGAGCCGAGATTGCGGAGACTTTAAAACCTCAGACGGCTGCCCCTCCCACGCGCAAAAAAAACAAAGATCAAATGCTTGAGCCCTGGGAAAGTGTAAGGGGTTTGGATTTCATAGAAGATCCCAAGGACGCGCTATTAGGTGACAGCGCTCCTCCTGCGGAGCTAGCTCCAGACAGCCTCAAGCGCACTCGAGTTTCAGTGGAAGAAGACATAGAAGTCCAGCCACAAACCTCTTTGCTTCAACGTCGGTCCACGTATGTGCTCTTGGGTTTGGCACTGTCCTTAGCTTTAATTTTAGATTTTAAATATAACGGTCTAATCAAACAATGGATGTTAGGTCCTGAAATGAATCTTAAGGTCAGCTACATCACCGTGCAAGATTACAGTTTGGAAACGCCAAGACATCTGATGGTCAGAACGGACTTAAAAGTAAAAGAAAAACTTGTGGTACGTTTACTAGATATGGATGAAAAACCAATCTTCACCATTAAGGGGGGAGCGGGACTGATCATTCCTTCAAAAGGTTCTGGCAGTATGCGTATACCTCTTTATCCCTATGATTTAAAACCAGGTTCTTACAAAGTATGGGCCCAGGCTGAGGGGGCCGAAGTGGTAAAGGCGTTTGTCATTCCTGATCCTAATGCCCCTACTGCCGAGATGCCTGAAGAGGACACATCTGTACTGGCTCCACCGTCAAAATCTTCTGGACTTGGGATGAATAAGTCCTCTATGTTCTTTGCTCATCATCAACTGGTATTTTCTGAGGCACAATAA
- the argS gene encoding arginine--tRNA ligase, giving the protein MNNKIKKQLAHDIFTVFANTPLDFEKIQKLLEKPKDPSMGQLSLPVFLLAKELKKAPPAIATEYASKISDIKINYLQSCESVSGFINFKFTSEFLMLELQGLLGQEAMGYGDQGHGKRLVIDYSSPNVAKPMNIGHLRATVIGQAIRNLAASQGFEVIGLNHLGDWGVQFGKLAWAYQQWKSEYDFEKAPFKSLFDMYVRFHDEAENNPEYDEHGAATFRKLEAGDPEVTDLWKMFVEISLKEYQHLWDRLGVKHDLVRGESFYSDQLEGTVQKIKDQGLLKLSQGAYVVEVGEDVPPCLITKSDGASLYATRDLASAIYRHDVLKCDVNLYVVGVDQTLHFNQVFKVLELMGYEWAKDCHHISFGMYRFKNIGKMSTRKGRAIFLEDVLNKSVELAKEIIQEKNPDLKAKDIVAEQVGVGAIIFNDLINDRVRDVDFDWDRILDFEGDSGPYIQYSAVRCKSVLRKYKSQHNISDTDFEQHMSKFDVSEVELETEELNLCSLLLGYSQILTDSYDKFKPSILASYVLDVARTYNGFYNKLRILNADQPSDIEKRIYLTYSANKVLSEGLRMLNIQTPEEM; this is encoded by the coding sequence ATGAACAATAAAATTAAGAAGCAACTGGCCCACGACATCTTTACTGTATTTGCGAACACCCCCTTAGATTTTGAAAAGATTCAAAAACTTTTAGAAAAGCCCAAAGATCCTAGCATGGGGCAGCTGTCTTTGCCTGTATTTCTGCTCGCCAAAGAACTTAAAAAAGCTCCACCTGCGATTGCGACTGAGTATGCCTCAAAGATTTCTGATATAAAAATAAATTATTTGCAAAGCTGCGAATCTGTTTCTGGCTTTATCAATTTTAAATTCACCTCTGAATTTTTGATGTTAGAACTTCAAGGGCTCTTGGGCCAAGAAGCTATGGGATATGGTGATCAAGGACATGGGAAAAGACTGGTGATTGATTACTCTTCTCCTAATGTGGCTAAGCCTATGAACATTGGTCATCTGCGCGCTACTGTGATCGGACAAGCGATAAGAAATCTAGCCGCCAGTCAAGGCTTTGAGGTCATTGGCCTAAATCACTTAGGCGATTGGGGTGTGCAGTTTGGAAAGCTAGCATGGGCCTATCAGCAATGGAAAAGCGAATACGACTTTGAAAAAGCCCCGTTTAAATCTTTATTTGATATGTATGTGCGTTTTCATGACGAAGCCGAAAACAATCCCGAATATGATGAGCATGGAGCCGCCACGTTTAGAAAGTTAGAAGCAGGAGACCCAGAAGTTACAGATTTGTGGAAGATGTTTGTAGAGATCTCTTTAAAAGAATACCAACACCTTTGGGATCGCTTGGGAGTTAAGCATGATCTAGTCAGAGGAGAATCTTTTTACTCGGATCAACTTGAGGGAACAGTTCAAAAGATTAAAGATCAAGGTCTTCTTAAACTCAGTCAAGGGGCTTATGTGGTAGAAGTGGGTGAGGATGTTCCACCGTGTCTGATCACAAAAAGTGACGGGGCTTCTTTGTATGCCACTCGTGATTTGGCCAGTGCTATCTATCGCCATGATGTTTTAAAATGTGATGTGAATCTTTACGTGGTGGGTGTGGATCAGACTCTGCACTTTAACCAAGTGTTTAAAGTGTTAGAACTGATGGGGTATGAGTGGGCTAAGGACTGTCATCATATTTCATTTGGGATGTATAGATTTAAAAATATCGGCAAAATGTCCACCCGCAAAGGACGTGCTATCTTTTTAGAAGATGTCTTAAATAAATCTGTAGAGCTAGCAAAAGAGATCATCCAAGAAAAAAACCCTGACCTAAAAGCCAAAGACATTGTGGCAGAACAAGTTGGTGTGGGGGCGATCATTTTTAATGACCTGATCAATGATCGTGTGCGTGATGTGGATTTTGATTGGGATCGTATTCTGGATTTTGAAGGAGACAGTGGACCCTACATTCAATATTCCGCTGTGAGATGCAAGAGTGTTTTGCGTAAGTATAAATCGCAACATAATATTTCCGATACAGACTTTGAACAGCACATGAGCAAGTTTGATGTGAGTGAAGTGGAGCTTGAAACTGAAGAGCTCAACTTATGCAGTTTGCTCTTAGGTTACAGCCAAATTCTTACTGACTCCTATGACAAGTTTAAACCTAGTATTTTGGCCTCTTATGTCTTGGATGTCGCAAGAACTTATAATGGGTTTTATAATAAATTACGCATTCTCAATGCGGATCAGCCTTCAGATATCGAAAAACGCATCTATCTGACTTATAGTGCAAACAAAGTTCTTTCTGAAGGATTAAGGATGTTAAATATCCAAACTCCAGAAGAAATGTAG